A single region of the Enterobacter cloacae complex sp. R_G8 genome encodes:
- a CDS encoding DUF2878 domain-containing protein, which translates to MKRYVQVFAMAIAFDLYWTLVVLFRERGLIIWCALAIFACLMLPPAHRVYAILLAAAGSLLDALWALTGLIAFTGESLMPLWMVALWLMFATVWTQLTRTTTLPGWLLMLLASVGGPVAYLIGERLGAITFLVPTFIVVSWMAPGWLVLMLFYHLLMGREQ; encoded by the coding sequence ATGAAACGTTACGTGCAGGTTTTCGCCATGGCTATCGCGTTCGATCTCTACTGGACGCTGGTGGTGCTGTTTCGCGAACGTGGCCTGATTATCTGGTGCGCGCTGGCGATCTTCGCCTGCCTGATGTTGCCGCCTGCACACCGTGTTTATGCCATTCTGCTGGCCGCGGCGGGCAGTCTGCTGGATGCGCTCTGGGCGCTGACGGGGCTGATCGCCTTTACCGGCGAGTCGCTGATGCCCCTGTGGATGGTGGCGCTGTGGTTGATGTTTGCTACGGTCTGGACGCAGCTGACGCGCACCACAACGTTACCCGGCTGGCTGCTGATGCTGCTGGCCTCCGTGGGCGGTCCGGTGGCGTACCTGATAGGTGAGCGGCTGGGGGCGATCACGTTTCTGGTGCCGACCTTTATCGTCGTCAGCTGGATGGCGCCGGGCTGGCTGGTGCTCATGCTGTTTTACCACCTGCTGATGGGGAGAGAACAATGA